In Geoalkalibacter sp., the following are encoded in one genomic region:
- a CDS encoding MotE family protein, with the protein MKRILYSLLLALLVSAPLVAQAGSVEERRILTELQEQRRALTEKEQILERREMELKTLQAEVDKKIDELRQRREELAAMLAQKDAAEIQKAQELSKMYEKMDPNIAAGIIANLDKDLAVAILEGMRAKSAGRILAGMDQEVAAALTVSYSSLAQ; encoded by the coding sequence ATGAAGCGAATCCTGTACTCGCTGCTGCTCGCCCTGCTGGTGTCGGCGCCCCTTGTCGCCCAGGCCGGCTCGGTGGAGGAGCGCCGCATTCTCACCGAGCTTCAGGAGCAGCGCCGCGCCCTGACGGAAAAGGAACAGATCCTCGAACGACGCGAAATGGAGCTAAAGACTCTGCAGGCCGAGGTCGATAAGAAAATCGATGAGCTGCGGCAGCGCCGCGAGGAACTGGCCGCCATGCTGGCGCAGAAAGACGCGGCGGAAATTCAGAAGGCCCAGGAACTGAGCAAGATGTACGAAAAGATGGACCCCAACATCGCCGCGGGCATCATCGCCAACCTCGACAAGGATCTCGCCGTGGCCATTCTCGAAGGCATGCGCGCCAAATCCGCCGGGCGCATTCTCGCCGGCATGGATCAGGAGGTCGCCGCCGCCCTCACCGTTTCCTATTCCAGTCTGGCGCAGTAA
- the fliJ gene encoding flagellar export protein FliJ, translating to MKNQFKLQPVLNYRQILEDQAKQELARSLQQEADLLERITAEEQELESLYQEYEQRQQIGISCEAMLLFQNRISHKVESVARMVESMERLRRQILHKRQELTEASREKKLLEKLKEKNEQEFQQELKRREGIVLDEVAVQFHRR from the coding sequence ATGAAAAACCAGTTCAAGCTGCAACCCGTGCTCAACTATCGCCAGATCCTCGAGGATCAGGCCAAGCAGGAGCTGGCCCGCAGCCTGCAGCAGGAAGCCGATCTGCTGGAGCGCATAACCGCCGAGGAACAGGAACTTGAAAGCCTGTATCAGGAATACGAGCAGCGGCAGCAGATCGGCATCAGCTGCGAGGCCATGCTGCTGTTCCAGAACCGCATCAGCCACAAGGTTGAATCCGTGGCGCGCATGGTCGAGAGCATGGAGCGGCTGCGTCGGCAGATTCTGCACAAACGCCAGGAGCTCACCGAGGCCAGTCGCGAAAAGAAGCTGCTGGAAAAGCTCAAGGAAAAAAACGAGCAGGAATTTCAGCAGGAACTCAAGCGGCGCGAGGGCATCGTGCTCGACGAGGTCGCCGTGCAATTTCACCGGAGATAG